The following coding sequences are from one Rutidosis leptorrhynchoides isolate AG116_Rl617_1_P2 chromosome 11, CSIRO_AGI_Rlap_v1, whole genome shotgun sequence window:
- the LOC139875082 gene encoding ATP-dependent DNA helicase RRM3-like — translation MALQYPLLFPYGETGYHENIPYHCNRGKRKTARGYITMREFYCYRIQQRENEGTTLLRGGWLFQQYLVDAYTAVEEQRLKYLRNHQNELRTDLYNNVCDAVTRGDTKAASIGKRIILPSLHTCSPRYMLQNYQDAMALCREFDKPDLFITFTSNPKWPEIEGIYIIEFQKRGLPHVYLLIWLTRAYKCKTLEDIDDLISAEIPNEEHDPEGSKAITEFMLHGPCGRKHKDSPCMIDNQCSKHFPKPYYAETTIDEDGYANYSRRNNGVNVNKGPDRATIVIQENILPTHNKSDIPEKIIDIDEIKNYLDYRYLSPCETVWRLFSYYIHFSKTSIIKLSYHLPNQQSLTLHDSQHLPALLQRSSIKETMFTQWFELNKQDPKARSLTYTKIPKEYVWNNDAKEWAPRKLRPSIGRIVYSNPASGERYYLRMLLNIVKGPRSFEELRTVDGTLHHTFKDACFAYGLLHDDREWTEAISEAKLWASGAQIRDLFVTMLLFCNITNPLTLWEQHWEDLADDILHKKRKIFNFPDLNLTDSHIKNYCLVEIQGVLHKHGKSLSDFPALPQPNPSLLTQLDNRLIRRELNYNIKEMKTFHDNLFRSLNPEQLALYELLIKAVTNQEGGLYFLYGPGGTGKTFLYNTILTKLRSEKMIVLAVASSVIASLLLPGGRTAHSRFVIPLELMENSTCGIRQKTHLAALMHEARLIIWDEAPMTQRYAFEVLNKTLRDILGSKNEANRDKLFGGMPILLGGDFRQILPVIPKGKRQEVVHACINRSELWKFRHLHTLSRIMRVNEYTFDGQIDSRKCTFNKWVLDVGNGNMTASSKDGEDEPSWIKIPNEFIVKYGINPIETIVDTIFPDFNLRQDDEDYLRERAILTPRNNDVDAINKHMFKKLQGETMTFKSPDEICKGSTDSIEQQQSYPVEYLNKLDFSGVPPHKLKLKIGQPIMLLRNLHPSGGLCNGTRMIITSFQKFVLQTHIITISHIGTTVIIHRIVLTFAQSKWPFVMQRIQFPVRPCYAMTINKSQAQSLNLVDLYLPKPVFSHGQLYVAFSRVTTPDGLKIVMVDESHERLKGHTRNVVYKETFFNLNQTL, via the exons ATGGCGTTGCAGTACCCACTACTCTTCCCATACGGTGAGACTGGCTATCATGAAAACATACCCTACCATTGTAACCGTGGAAAAAGGAAAACTGCACGGGGTTACATCACCATGCGAGAATTTTACTGCTACAGAATTCAGCAGCGGGAAAATGAAGGTACCACCCTCCTTAGGGGTGGATGGTTATTCCAACAATATTTGGTAGACGCTTATACAGCAGTCGAAGAACAAAGGCTTAAGTATCTCAGAAATCACCAAAACGAGCTACGCACCGATCTATACAACAATGTCTGCGATGCTGTAACAAGGGGCGACACCAAAGCCGCTTCAATTGGAAAACGAATAATTTTACCATCATTACATACATGCAGTCCACGCTACATGCTTCAAAACTACCAAGATGCTATGGCTTTGTGTCGCGAATTCGATAAACCAGACCTATTCATCACCTTCACTTCTAACCCAAAGTGGCCTGAAATAGAAG GTATATATATTATTGAGTTCCAAAAACGTGGGTTGCCGCATGTTTATCTCTTAATCTGGTTGACTCGTGCATACAAATGCAAGACACTCGAAGACATCGATGATCTCATATCGGCCGAAATTCCAAACGAGGAACACGATCCCGAAGGTTCCAAGGCTATCACCGAGTTCATGTTACACGGCCCTTGCGGACGTAAACACAAGGATTCCCCATGTATGATTGATAACCAATGTTCAAAGCATTTCCCTAAGCCATATTATGCGGAAACCACAATCGATGAAGACGGGTACGCTAACTATAGCCGACGCAACAACGGTGTCAATGTTAATAAAG GGCCGGACCGAGCTACAATCGTCATACAAGAAAACATACTACCCACCCATAACAAATCAGACATTCCAGAAAAGATTATTGACATTGATGAAATCAAGAATTATTTGGATTACCGCTATTTATCTCCGTGTGAGACTGTTTGGAGATTATTTTCTTACTACATCCACTTCTCTAAGACATCCATCATTAAGCTGTCATATCATCTACCAAACCAACAATCACTCACACTACATGATTCGCAACATCTTCCTGCCCTGTTACAAAGGTCGAGTATCAAAGAAACCATGTTCACCCAATGGTTTGAACTTAATAAACAAGATCCAAAAGCACGGAGCCTTACATACACAAAGATCCCTAAAGAGTATGTCTGGAATAATGATGCAAAAGAATGGGCCCCCAGAAAGCTAAGACCCTCAATTGGTCGTATTGTCTATTCAAATCCGGCGTCAGGTGAACGTTACTATCTAAGAATGTTATTAAACATTGTAAAGGGCCCCCGCTCATTTGAAGAACTCCGTACAGTTGATGGTACGTTACACCACACATTCAAAGACGCTTGCTTTGCATATGGTTTACTCCACGATGATAGGGAATGGACAGAAGCTATTTCTGAAGCAAAACTATGGGCATCAGGTGCACAAATTCGCGATTTATTTGTAACCATGTTACTCTTTTGCAATATAACTAACCCACTCACACTATGGGAACAACACTGGGAAGATTTAGCCGACGACATTCTtcataaaaaaagaaaaatattcAACTTCCCAGATTTGAACCTAACCGATTCTCATATTAAAAATTACTGTCTGGTAGAAATACAGGGAGTTTTACATAAACACGGGAAGTCACTCTCTGATTTCCCGGCTCTGCCACAGCCTAACCCATCTCTGCTAACTCAATTGGACAATCGCTTGATCCGAAGGGAGTTAAACTACAACATCAAGGAAATGAAGACCTTTCATGACAACCTATTCAGGTCTCTTAACCCTGAACAACTCGCACTATATGAGCTGCTAATAAAAGCTGTAACAAATCAAGAAGGCGGGCTCTATTTCTTATATGGCCCAGGTGGGACTGGGAAGACTTTTTTATACAATACTATTCTAACAAAACTCAGATCCGAGAAAATGATTGTTCTAGCAGTTGCATCATCAG TAATCGCTTCATTGTTACTACCCGGTGGACGGACTGCACACAGCCGATTTGTTATCCCACTTGAACTAATGGAAAATAGTACCTGCGGTATAAGACAAAAAACACATTTGGCAGCGCTAATGCACGAAGCAAGGCTAATAATCTGGGATGAAGCTCCTATGACTCAAAGGTACGCCTTTGAAGTATTGAATAAAACTCTAAGAGATATTTTAGGTTCTAAAAATGAGGCAAACAGAGATAAGCTATTTGGTGGTATGCCAATTTTACTCGGTGGAGACTTTAGACAAATCCTCCCAGTCATTCCAAAAGGTAAAAGGCAAGAGGTAGTTCATGCGTGCATCAATAGATCAGAATTGTGGAAATTCCGTCACCTGCATACACTCTCGCGCATTATGAGGGTCAACGAATACACTTTTGATGGCCAAATAGATAGTCGAAAATGCACATTCAATAAATGGGTTCTAGATGTGGGAAATGGTAACATGACTGCATCATCTAAAGATGGAGAAGATGAACCATCATGGATAAAGATTCCCAACGAATTCATTGTAAAATACGGAATAAACCCAATTGAAACAATTGTTGATACCATATTCCCAGATTTCAATTTGAGGCAGGACGATGAAGACTATTTGCGTGAAAGGGCAATATTGACCCCCAGAAATAATGACGTAGATGCGATTAACAAGCACATGTTTAAGAAACTACAAGGTGAAACGATGACATTCAAAAGCCCGGACGAAATTTGCAAAGGCTCCACTGACAGCATCGAACAGCAACAATCATATCCGGTGGAATATTTAAACAAGCTCGATTTTTCGGGTGTGCCTCCTCACAAATTAAAGTTAAAAATAGGGCAGCCAATAATGTTGTTGCGAAATCTGCATCCAAGTGGCGGGCTGTGTAATGGTACACGGATGATCATAAcgtcgtttcaaaagtttgtactCCAGACTCACATCATTACGATATCTCATATAGGTACAACGGTAATAATCCACAGAATTGTCCTCACCTTTGCACAATCAAAGTGGCCATTTGTTATGCAACGAATCCAATTCCCAGTCAGACCATGTTACGCTATGACGATTAACAAAAGCCAGGCGCAGTCACTAAATTTGGTCGATCTCTACCTCCCTAAACCAGTATTTAGCCACGGTCAACTATATGTCGCCTTCTCACGTGTCACAACCCCAGATGGTCTTAAAATAGTCATGGTTGATGAAAGTCATGAGCGATTGAAGGGACACACAAGAAATGTTGTTTACAAAGAAACGTTCTTCAACCTCAACCAAACTTTGTAA
- the LOC139875084 gene encoding uncharacterized protein — protein sequence MNAKGFFFFKFSSKEGMMQVIQEGPWMIRTIPIILNVWSPNVSLTKEDLKKVPVWVKLHDVPLAGFTESGLSAIASKIGRPMMLDSYTSTMCVEAWGRPNFARAMVEVSATNDLKESVKVGTPNLENSNVTMDVVWVEYDWKPPRCSCCKVFGHKDNQCPKVVQVEPVKSVQVDDDGYTKVVNKKHGNKNIDKQQ from the coding sequence ATGAATGCTAAAGGCTTCTTTTTCTTCAAGTTCTCTTCTAAAGAAGGAATGATGCAGGTAATACAGGAGGGACCATGGATGATTCGTACAATTCCCATTATTCTTAATGTGTGGTCTCCTAACGTATCACTTACTAAAGAGGATTTGAAAAAGGTTCCAGTTTGGGTGAAGCTTCACGATGTCCCATTAGCTGGGTTTACAGAATCAGGTTTGAGTGCGATAGCGTCCAAGATTGGAAGGCCTATGATGCTTGATTCATACACAAGCACAATGTGTGTTGAAGCATGGGGCCGACCTAATTTTGCACGAGCCATGGTTGAGGTTTCGGCAACCAATGATTTGAAAGAATCTGTTAAAGTTGGTACGCCAAATCTAGAAAATAGTAATGTTACAATGGATGTAGTTTGGGTTGAATATGATTGGAAACCTCCAAGATGCTCATGTTGTAAGGTTTTTGGTCATAAGGACAATCAATGTCCTAAAGTGGTGCAAGTGGAACCTGTTAAAAGTGTGCAGGTGGATGATGATGGATACACTAAAGTTGTAAATAAAAAACATGGGAACAAGAATATTGACAAGCAACAGTAG